A region of the Myxococcus stipitatus DSM 14675 genome:
GCCTCCGCCAGGAACATCCGAGCGATGTCCGGCTCCTTCGCCAGGTGCGGCAGGATGCGCTTGATGGCGACGGTGCGCTCGAAGCCCTCCGCGCCGCGCGCCACCCCGAGGAAGAGCTCCGCCATGCCTCCAGAAGCCAGGGGCCTGATGAGCCGATAGCGTTCATTCACGGCGAAGCTCCGGGCAGATGCTTCAGTTGATGGGCTGGGTGAGTTCGCGCAGCAGCTTCCAGGGGTAGATGCCGGTGGTGTGGCCGTCGCTGAAGGCGAACGTCAGCGCGTAGTTGCCCACCGGGTGCACCTGCTTCACCTGCAGGTTCGCGGGGACCTGGGTGGTGTCCAGCGTGCGTTGGTTGGTCCACTCGTCCACACAGCCAGCGCAGGGGCAGTGTTGGCGAAGTGCCTGCGCGGTGGCGGTCGACTTCGCGCCATCATCCCAGGTCAGCTCCAGACGGGAGCCATCCGACGACAGGCGAGCGTCCGTCGCGGTGGCGGTGGGGGTCGAGGGCTTGATGCGGTCCCAGAAGCTCAACGTTGCACCTTTCCGAGTCTCAACAGCGAGGCGCCTTCCCTAACATTCTTCACGCTCGCCGGCGCGGGCATCACGAGGCCAGCTTGACGGGCAGCCGGTG
Encoded here:
- a CDS encoding DUF971 domain-containing protein; translation: MSFWDRIKPSTPTATATDARLSSDGSRLELTWDDGAKSTATAQALRQHCPCAGCVDEWTNQRTLDTTQVPANLQVKQVHPVGNYALTFAFSDGHTTGIYPWKLLRELTQPIN